In one Culex quinquefasciatus strain JHB chromosome 2, VPISU_Cqui_1.0_pri_paternal, whole genome shotgun sequence genomic region, the following are encoded:
- the LOC6034275 gene encoding uncharacterized protein LOC6034275: MSSLVLSFPAEILEAIFAYLPLKDLLNASQVCHRWNKVLQSPLFQRQLQVKLHSEFRDLPSKADEAFLSRAKNLSIVQKFNEDEPEGENGQAGPAEAKENISGILFGACNELECLQLISRFQCVKSVIGDRLDELSNLRELSLSFAYQGEEKCDEPQGELWLMRSNSLQSFKIGLTNSLGPFGLEAPNLKEMHLTVNCKTLLDLVDKFSGQLRKLRLKLIVRKTLDEILKMKFSKLNQLELAIFDHKDSWEFSHVTVREEDDELVKQFVQEMSTLEELSVRSDEVFYRLCPALCSMQTNLRQLELHNLNVDSNILINILLIQNIKSLSVQHCEIVNEIPGLHIRLVNLLHLNLTNVVNNVLMNHNFSGLKSLQLLHNRFGNESLQKVFQNFASIEQLQITFRAKLDAGAFARLHQLKNLSALTLCRTDTTAEHWNRIQPVPSVRQLTFEGCFMMPLSIFPELGRVFPSLRRLHVTKCCVLDDTSSVDAVVDGACERKLREMFSGVAVSWHETMQITPENLKKMLL; the protein is encoded by the exons ATGTCCTCACTTGTTCTCTCTTTTCCCGCTGAA attttggaaGCGATTTTCGCCTACCTGCCCTTAAAAGATCTGCTGAACGCGTCCCAGGTGTGCCATCGGTGGAATAAGGTCCTGCAAAGCCCGCTGTTCCAGCGCCAGCTCCAGGTTAAGCTGCACAGCGAGTTTAGGGATTTACCTTCGAAAGCGGACGAGGCGTTTTTGAGCAGAGCTAAGAATTTGTCGATTGTTCAAAAGTTCAATGAAGATGAACCAGAAGGCGAAAACGGACAAGCTGGTCCGGCTGAGGCGAAGGAGAACATTTCTGGGATTCTATTTGGCGCTTGCAATGAGCTGGAGTGCCTTCAGTTGATAAGTCGCTTTCAATGCGTTAAGTCCGTTATCGGCGATAGACTGGACGAGTTGAGCAACTTGAGAGAACTTTCGCTTTCGTTTGCCTATCAGGGCGAGGAAAAGTGTGATGAACCTCAGGGAGAACTCTGGTTGATGAGAAGTAACAGCCTACAGTCATTTAAAATTGGGTTGACCAATTCCTTGGGACCATTTGGGCTAGAAGCTCCCAACCTAAAAGAGATGCATTTGACTGTAAACTGCAAAACTTTGCTGGATCTCGTAGACAAATTCTCAGGCCAATTGAGAAAGCTAAGACTGAAGCTGATCGTCCGCAAAactttggatgaaattttgaaaatgaaattttcaaagttaaatCAGCTGGAGCTGGCCATATTTGACCATAAGGATAGTTGGGAATTTTCGCATGTTACAGTTCGGGAAGAGGACGATGAACTAGTCAAGCAGTTTGTTCAGGAAATGTCCACCCTGGAAGAGCTTTCAGTCAGGAGTGATGAAGTATTTTACAGACTGTGTCCTGCGCTATGTTCGATGCAAACGAATCTTCGGCAACTGGAGCTGCACAATTTGAATGTCGATTCAAACATTCTCATCAACATTTTGCTCATACAAAATATCAag AGCCTATCCGTCCAGCACTGTGAAATCGTCAACGAAATCCCAGGACTTCACATCCGCCTGGTAAACTTGCTGCATTTAAACCTGACCAACGTGGTCAACAACGTGCTGATGAACCACAACTTTAGCGGCCTGAAATCCCTCCAACTGCTGCACAACCGCTTCGGCAACGAATCCCTCCAAAAAGTGTTCCAAAACTTTGCCAGCATCGAGCAGCTGCAAATCACGTTCCGCGCCAAACTCGACGCGGGCGCCTTCGCACGGCTCCACCAGCTGAAAAACCTATCCGCCCTAACCCTCTGCCGGACAGACACCACCGCCGAACACTGGAACCGGATTCAACCGGTGCCGTCGGTCCGGCAACTCACCTTCGAGGGTTGCTTCATGATGCCGCTTTCGATCTTTCCCGAGCTCGGAAGGGTTTTCCCCTCCCTTCGGCGACTCCACGTGACCAAGTGTTGCGTGTTGGACGATACGAGCAGCGTGGATGCCGTCGTGGATGGGGCTTGTGAGCGGAAGTTGAGGGAAATGTTCTCCGGTGTGGCTGTTTCGTGGCACGAGACGATGCAGATTACGCCGGAGAACTTGAAGAAGATGCTGTTGTGA